In the genome of Kitasatospora cathayae, one region contains:
- a CDS encoding ABC-F family ATP-binding cassette domain-containing protein, whose amino-acid sequence MITTRGVDVRVGARLLLSDVTLHIAPGDRIGLVGRNGAGKTTLLATLAGQVPPAAGTVTRTGPVGYLPQDSRAADPAVTVTDRILSARGLDTAVRALRAAEEAMARAASPAEERRAMDAYARADARFQSHGGYAAEAEAARVAAGLGLPARVMDSPVGTLSGGQRRRVELARILFADHGTLLLDEPTNHLDADSIAWLRGFLATHRGGLVLISHDLDLLAETVNRVFHLDPQRAVIDVHNTGWQAYLAQRAADERRRTRERANAERKAAALHAQADRMRSNVATATTARSMARRADRMLAELEPVRQAERTARIRLPEPAPCGRMPLGAISLAKAYGGRPVLSGLDLAVDRGSRLVVLGLNGAGKTTLLRILAGHEQPDSGRVVPGTGLRLGYFAQEHDTLDPELSVRDNLALAAPDLTDGELRSVLGAFLFRGDDADKPAGVLSGGEKTRLALAALVHSGANVLLLDEPTNNLDPASRAEVLAAVGTYPGAIVMVTHDPGAIEALRPDRVLLLPEGDEDLWHDAYLDLVAQA is encoded by the coding sequence ATGATCACCACTCGTGGTGTCGACGTGCGCGTCGGCGCCCGTCTGCTGCTGTCCGACGTCACCCTGCACATCGCCCCCGGCGACCGGATCGGCCTGGTCGGCCGCAACGGCGCCGGCAAGACCACCCTGCTCGCCACCCTCGCCGGACAAGTGCCGCCCGCCGCCGGGACGGTCACCCGGACCGGGCCGGTCGGCTACCTCCCGCAGGACTCCCGCGCCGCCGATCCGGCCGTCACCGTCACCGACCGCATCCTGTCCGCCCGCGGCCTGGACACCGCCGTGCGCGCGCTGCGCGCCGCCGAGGAGGCGATGGCGCGGGCCGCCTCCCCCGCCGAGGAGCGCCGGGCGATGGACGCCTACGCGCGCGCCGACGCCCGGTTCCAGTCCCACGGCGGCTACGCGGCCGAGGCCGAGGCCGCCCGGGTCGCGGCCGGACTCGGGCTGCCCGCCCGGGTGATGGACTCCCCCGTCGGCACCCTCTCCGGCGGCCAGCGCCGACGGGTCGAGCTGGCCCGCATCCTGTTCGCCGACCACGGCACCCTGCTGCTGGACGAGCCCACCAACCACCTGGACGCCGACTCGATCGCCTGGCTGCGCGGCTTCCTCGCCACCCACCGGGGCGGGCTGGTCCTGATCAGCCACGACCTCGACCTGCTGGCGGAGACCGTCAACCGGGTCTTCCACCTGGACCCGCAGCGCGCCGTGATCGACGTCCACAACACCGGCTGGCAGGCCTACCTGGCCCAGCGCGCGGCCGACGAGCGCCGCCGCACCCGGGAGCGGGCCAACGCCGAACGCAAGGCCGCCGCCCTGCACGCCCAGGCCGACCGGATGCGGTCCAACGTCGCCACCGCGACCACCGCCCGCAGCATGGCCCGCCGCGCCGACCGGATGCTCGCCGAACTCGAACCCGTCCGGCAGGCCGAGCGCACCGCCCGCATCCGGCTGCCCGAGCCCGCGCCCTGCGGCCGGATGCCGCTCGGCGCGATCAGCCTCGCCAAGGCCTACGGCGGCCGGCCGGTGCTGAGCGGCCTGGACCTCGCCGTCGACCGGGGCAGCCGACTGGTCGTGCTCGGCCTCAACGGCGCCGGCAAGACCACCCTGCTGCGCATCCTGGCCGGCCACGAGCAGCCGGACTCCGGCCGGGTCGTCCCCGGCACCGGCCTGCGGCTCGGCTACTTCGCCCAGGAGCACGACACCCTGGATCCGGAGCTCAGCGTCCGCGACAACCTCGCCCTGGCCGCGCCCGACCTGACCGACGGCGAACTGCGCTCCGTCCTCGGCGCGTTCCTGTTCCGCGGTGACGACGCCGACAAGCCGGCGGGCGTGCTGTCCGGCGGCGAGAAGACCCGGCTGGCCCTGGCCGCCCTGGTCCACTCCGGCGCCAACGTGCTGCTCCTGGACGAGCCGACCAACAACCTCGACCCGGCGTCCCGGGCCGAGGTGCTGGCCGCGGTCGGTACCTACCCGGGGGCGATCGTGATGGTCACCCACGACCCGGGCGCCATCGAGGCCCTGCGCCCCGACCGGGTCCTGCTCCTGCCGGAGGGCGACGAGGACCTCTGGCACGACGCGTACCTGGACCTGGTCGCCCAGGCGTGA
- a CDS encoding NAD(P)/FAD-dependent oxidoreductase, which yields MNSSDTAPGRGTAVVIGGGLAGVVAAWALRGFAERIVVVERDRYPDEPVFRAGVPQGRHAHLVLEAGHRALEELMPGINRELTAAGAHRVSASGDLKWLSSAGWMVDYPARMSFLSCTRPVLDKLVLDRVRTEPSIEFLEGTDVVGLLGSAQAVTGVKLRERGSEGGEVLDLPAELVIDAAGRSTSVPKWLAELGCRPVPEERVDPGVAYASRLFHRPPGVDFGHQAIYLQTKAPDKPRMGVLLPVEGDRWIVSLAGMRGAEPEPGEEGFTKHLSQLRDPGLSEMLRNAEPAGEVRGFLPGPGVRRHYERGAPAGLVAVGDAASTFNPVYGQGVTVSLFCAQVLRRTATRHSGIGPATARDARREIAAVSKNAWMMSCAEDVRFAATTGGPSGALIKLQHRYLDKVLHGATRNAEVTAAFHEVLSLVAPPTRLFHPSVVAAVLRA from the coding sequence ATGAATTCTTCGGATACGGCCCCCGGGCGGGGCACTGCGGTGGTGATCGGCGGCGGGCTGGCCGGCGTGGTGGCGGCATGGGCGCTGCGGGGCTTCGCCGAGCGGATCGTCGTGGTGGAGCGGGACCGGTACCCGGACGAGCCGGTGTTCCGGGCCGGGGTGCCGCAGGGTCGGCACGCGCACCTGGTGCTGGAGGCGGGGCACCGGGCGCTGGAGGAGCTGATGCCCGGCATCAACCGGGAGTTGACGGCCGCGGGCGCGCACCGGGTCTCCGCTTCGGGCGACCTCAAGTGGCTCAGCTCGGCCGGGTGGATGGTCGACTACCCCGCCCGGATGTCCTTCCTCTCCTGCACCCGCCCGGTGCTGGACAAGCTGGTGCTGGACCGGGTCCGCACCGAGCCGTCGATCGAGTTCCTGGAGGGCACCGACGTGGTCGGCCTGCTGGGCTCAGCGCAGGCGGTGACCGGGGTGAAGCTCCGCGAGCGCGGCTCGGAGGGTGGTGAAGTCCTCGACCTCCCGGCCGAGTTGGTGATCGACGCGGCCGGCCGATCGACCTCCGTGCCGAAGTGGCTCGCCGAACTGGGCTGCCGCCCGGTGCCCGAGGAGCGGGTCGACCCGGGCGTCGCCTACGCCTCACGGCTGTTCCACCGCCCGCCCGGCGTCGACTTCGGCCACCAGGCGATCTACCTGCAGACCAAGGCCCCGGACAAGCCGCGGATGGGCGTCCTGCTGCCGGTGGAGGGCGACCGCTGGATCGTCAGCCTGGCCGGGATGCGCGGCGCCGAACCCGAGCCCGGCGAGGAGGGCTTCACCAAGCACCTGTCCCAACTGCGCGACCCCGGGCTGAGCGAGATGCTGCGGAACGCCGAACCGGCGGGCGAGGTGCGCGGCTTCCTCCCCGGCCCGGGCGTGCGCCGGCACTACGAACGCGGCGCCCCCGCGGGCCTGGTGGCGGTCGGCGACGCCGCGAGCACCTTCAACCCGGTGTACGGCCAGGGCGTCACCGTCTCGCTGTTCTGCGCCCAGGTGCTGCGCCGTACGGCCACCCGGCACAGCGGCATCGGCCCCGCCACGGCCCGCGACGCCCGGCGGGAGATCGCGGCGGTCTCCAAGAACGCGTGGATGATGTCCTGCGCCGAGGACGTCCGCTTCGCCGCCACGACCGGCGGACCCTCCGGCGCCCTGATCAAGCTCCAGCACCGCTACCTGGACAAGGTGCTGCACGGCGCCACCCGCAACGCCGAGGTCACGGCGGCCTTCCACGAGGTGCTGTCGCTGGTGGCGCCGCCGACCCGGCTGTTCCACCCCTCGGTGGTGGCCGCCGTCCTGCGCGCCTGA
- a CDS encoding RNA-guided endonuclease InsQ/TnpB family protein, with protein sequence MVAFESGEHRRNGLHHRVYRDLRESSDLSAQPVILTIKKVCDAYATLKANIRAGNLGPKGSRRRNKAESKPISFREDAAQAFDDRCLSWNTDARTVSIWTTAGRLKGIGFVCSEGAAKMIADHRRDESDLVIRDGSWYLFATCDIPAPPVTQPTDWLGVDLGIANIATTSDGQVMSGRRLERHRKRMRALTAKLQAKKTKNAKRRLKAIKRREQRFATDTNHCISKTLVQTAERTSRGIALEDLTGIRERAKAKHDQRYRLHSWAFAQLGAFVQHKAERAGVAVVHVDPRNTSRQCSACWHTHKANRVDQATFACRACGMTMHADDGGTSRPKAGGGSRNIRHRAADAWQRGAVNRPSAA encoded by the coding sequence GTGGTGGCGTTCGAGTCCGGCGAGCATCGGCGTAACGGTCTGCATCACCGGGTGTACCGGGATCTTCGGGAGTCGTCGGATCTGTCGGCGCAGCCGGTCATTCTGACGATCAAGAAGGTCTGCGACGCCTATGCGACGTTGAAGGCCAACATCCGTGCCGGGAATCTCGGCCCGAAGGGCTCGAGGCGCCGCAACAAGGCCGAGTCGAAGCCGATCAGCTTCCGTGAGGACGCGGCGCAGGCGTTCGATGACCGGTGCTTGAGCTGGAACACTGATGCCCGCACTGTGTCGATCTGGACGACCGCCGGTCGGTTGAAGGGCATTGGGTTCGTATGCTCGGAGGGTGCGGCGAAGATGATCGCCGACCACCGGCGGGACGAATCCGACCTGGTGATCCGTGACGGCTCGTGGTACCTGTTCGCGACCTGCGACATCCCCGCGCCGCCCGTGACACAGCCAACCGATTGGCTCGGGGTGGATCTCGGGATCGCCAACATCGCCACCACCAGCGACGGACAGGTCATGTCCGGGCGCAGGCTGGAGCGGCACCGCAAGCGGATGCGCGCCCTGACGGCGAAGTTGCAGGCGAAGAAGACCAAGAACGCCAAGCGCCGGTTGAAGGCCATCAAGCGCCGTGAGCAGCGCTTCGCAACCGATACCAACCACTGCATCTCCAAGACTCTCGTACAGACCGCTGAACGCACCTCGCGCGGGATCGCCCTGGAAGACCTGACGGGCATCCGCGAGAGGGCCAAGGCCAAGCACGACCAGCGGTACCGACTCCACTCGTGGGCTTTCGCGCAACTGGGTGCGTTCGTCCAGCACAAGGCCGAGCGCGCCGGGGTGGCGGTGGTCCACGTGGACCCCCGCAACACCTCCCGGCAGTGCTCCGCCTGCTGGCACACCCACAAGGCCAATCGAGTGGATCAAGCGACGTTCGCGTGCCGCGCCTGCGGCATGACCATGCACGCGGATGATGGGGGCACCTCCCGGCCGAAGGCTGGGGGAGGCTCCCGCAACATCCGCCACCGCGCGGCTGATGCGTGGCAGCGGGGCGCAGTCAACCGCCCCAGCGCGGCGTAG
- a CDS encoding helix-turn-helix domain-containing protein, giving the protein MADEDFENVLTTVGPRLRALRRERGTTLAKLAAATGISLSTLSRLESGQRKPTLELLLPLAREYRVPLDELVGAPATGDPRIHPRPVTRNGQTIVPLTRHLGGLHAYKHIVPPGRNTGPELELKVHEGHEWLYVLSGRLRLVLGPHDLELTAGEAAEFDTRTPHAFGNAGSQPVEFLSLFGPQGERIHVRARPGTSVR; this is encoded by the coding sequence ATGGCCGACGAAGACTTCGAGAACGTCCTCACCACGGTGGGCCCCCGGCTGCGGGCCCTGCGCCGGGAGCGCGGCACCACGCTCGCCAAACTGGCCGCCGCGACCGGCATTTCGCTCAGCACGCTGTCCCGGCTGGAGTCCGGACAGCGCAAGCCGACCCTGGAACTGCTGCTGCCGCTGGCCCGGGAGTACCGGGTGCCGCTGGACGAACTGGTCGGGGCCCCGGCCACCGGCGACCCGCGGATCCACCCGCGCCCGGTGACCAGGAACGGCCAGACCATCGTCCCGCTCACCCGCCACCTCGGCGGTCTGCACGCGTACAAGCACATCGTGCCGCCCGGCCGGAACACCGGTCCCGAGCTGGAGCTGAAGGTCCACGAAGGCCACGAGTGGCTGTACGTGCTGTCCGGGAGGCTGCGGCTGGTGCTCGGCCCGCACGACCTGGAGCTGACGGCCGGTGAGGCCGCCGAGTTCGACACCCGGACCCCGCACGCCTTCGGCAACGCCGGTTCGCAGCCGGTGGAGTTCCTCAGCCTGTTCGGCCCGCAGGGCGAGCGCATCCATGTCAGGGCGCGCCCGGGAACCTCAGTTCGGTAG
- the lepB gene encoding signal peptidase I — protein MSVQQSTESGESGGTEERPAAGPDGTGTGEDEPATGQEEAPEGGAKRARKKRPFWQELPILLVIALLLSLGIKTFFVQAFSIPSGSMENTLQIGDRVLVDKLTPWFGAEPERGEVVVFHDPGGWLEGAAPKQDGFTGSLQKVLSTVGLMPSADEKDLIKRVIAVGGDTVECNSGSPVKVNGVALDEPYLFPGATPCDNDPVGTVTVPKGKLWVMGDHRNNSRDSRPHHNDTGDGYVPVDDVVGRAFVVAWPISNWSTLPVPDTFDKVPSRAAGALPQEAPPAPAALALAGVVPVALWRRRRSRRK, from the coding sequence ATGAGTGTGCAGCAGAGCACGGAGTCCGGCGAGAGCGGCGGAACCGAGGAGAGGCCGGCGGCCGGACCGGACGGGACGGGGACGGGGGAGGACGAGCCGGCGACCGGGCAGGAGGAGGCCCCCGAGGGCGGTGCCAAGCGGGCGCGCAAGAAGCGCCCGTTCTGGCAGGAGCTGCCGATCCTGCTGGTGATCGCCCTGCTGCTCTCGCTCGGCATCAAGACCTTCTTCGTGCAGGCCTTCTCGATCCCGTCCGGTTCGATGGAGAACACCCTGCAGATCGGCGACCGGGTGCTGGTCGACAAGCTCACCCCCTGGTTCGGCGCCGAACCGGAACGCGGCGAGGTGGTGGTCTTCCACGATCCGGGCGGCTGGCTGGAGGGCGCGGCGCCGAAGCAGGACGGTTTCACGGGCTCCCTGCAGAAGGTGCTGAGCACCGTCGGCCTGATGCCCTCGGCGGACGAGAAGGACCTGATCAAGCGGGTCATCGCGGTCGGCGGGGACACCGTCGAGTGCAACTCGGGCAGCCCGGTGAAGGTCAACGGCGTCGCGCTGGACGAGCCGTACCTGTTCCCCGGGGCGACGCCCTGCGACAACGACCCGGTCGGCACCGTCACCGTGCCCAAGGGCAAGCTCTGGGTGATGGGCGACCACCGCAACAACTCGCGGGACTCCCGCCCGCACCACAACGACACCGGGGACGGCTACGTGCCGGTGGACGACGTGGTCGGCCGGGCCTTCGTGGTGGCGTGGCCGATCTCGAACTGGTCCACCCTGCCCGTGCCGGACACCTTCGACAAGGTGCCCTCGCGGGCCGCCGGCGCCCTGCCGCAGGAGGCGCCCCCGGCTCCGGCCGCGCTCGCCCTGGCGGGCGTGGTCCCGGTCGCGCTGTGGCGGCGCCGGCGTTCGCGGCGCAAGTGA
- a CDS encoding double zinc ribbon domain-containing protein, which translates to MSSEIYFSDNYRDLCEQYGTGAGFQFEFSCYRCSDTWRSPFERFTTGQVAGWLGKGVSAAWNLIGGNANTISNAADGLAGQTWGTSRDAAFQRAITNARSHFNRCAQCTRYVCGRCFSPERGLCFTCAPDTAVEAAAAQHRGRNDMVTDRAYQVGRQSGAEFDVHTPRQLVCPQCQAETHGTPFCPGCGFKLAQSAQCAQCHQDVPEGAAFCPSCGTRR; encoded by the coding sequence GTGAGTTCCGAGATCTACTTCAGTGACAACTACCGCGACCTGTGCGAGCAGTACGGAACCGGCGCGGGCTTCCAGTTCGAGTTCTCCTGCTACCGCTGCTCCGACACCTGGCGCTCGCCCTTCGAGCGGTTCACCACCGGCCAGGTGGCCGGCTGGCTGGGCAAGGGCGTCAGCGCGGCCTGGAACCTCATCGGCGGCAACGCCAACACCATCAGCAACGCCGCGGACGGCCTGGCCGGCCAGACCTGGGGCACCTCGCGCGACGCCGCCTTCCAGCGTGCGATAACCAACGCCCGGTCGCACTTCAACCGTTGCGCCCAGTGCACCCGTTACGTCTGCGGCCGGTGCTTCAGCCCGGAGCGGGGCCTGTGCTTCACCTGCGCGCCGGACACCGCGGTCGAGGCGGCGGCGGCGCAGCACCGCGGCCGCAACGACATGGTGACCGACCGGGCGTACCAGGTCGGCCGGCAGTCCGGCGCGGAGTTCGACGTCCACACACCGCGCCAACTGGTCTGCCCGCAGTGCCAGGCGGAGACCCACGGTACCCCGTTCTGCCCGGGCTGCGGGTTCAAGCTGGCCCAGTCCGCCCAGTGCGCGCAGTGCCACCAGGACGTGCCCGAGGGGGCCGCGTTCTGCCCGTCCTGCGGGACGAGACGCTGA
- a CDS encoding LCP family protein codes for MSGRRGSTETENSPRRAGGRRAAGRTANPGKGGTDKDISDTRPTSRAKPKPKRSTKQKVLWVTAGCTALLVLAGGAVYYRLNSNISTFDGDALSKDRPAAAPPDAQGRTPVNVLMIGSDSRGNGNSDLGGGGDDGARSDTAILLHIYADHKHAVGISIPRDSLVNIPPCKLPNGKWTKEQTNVMFNSAFSVGNTEQGNPACTQNAVEKLTNLRVDHTIVVDFSGFAAMTSAVGGVEVCLPNDIHEGDLNPNLGHKGKLIFAKGKQKVSGQAALDYVRVRHGIGDGSDIGRTKRQQAFLSSLIKEVKSKGMDPTTLLPLADAATKSLTVDPDLGSAAKLISFAMSIKDVDLHNIKFLTAPWRYEGPRVALVHPDVDQLWAALKADRTIDGQDASAQSPAATDSAAPSAPPTAEATPTPTADAKNAEIKVAVLNSTGESGLGGKAAEAVKGAGYTVTTVGNAAGKPRSTTVVEYGTGERSAAESVAKLFPGATVQPGGRGLNVVLGHDFAAANPASAATPAPGAPNAPAPLPTSVSGTARSADDDPCANVSYG; via the coding sequence GTGTCGGGTCGCAGGGGTTCCACCGAGACCGAGAATTCGCCGCGCCGGGCCGGCGGACGCAGAGCCGCCGGCCGCACAGCCAACCCGGGCAAGGGCGGGACGGACAAGGACATATCCGACACCCGCCCCACCAGCCGGGCCAAGCCGAAGCCCAAACGCAGCACCAAGCAGAAGGTGCTCTGGGTGACCGCCGGCTGCACCGCCCTCCTGGTGCTCGCCGGCGGCGCCGTCTACTACCGCCTGAACAGCAACATCAGCACCTTCGACGGCGACGCCCTCAGCAAGGACCGTCCGGCGGCGGCCCCGCCGGACGCCCAGGGCCGCACCCCGGTGAACGTCCTGATGATCGGCTCGGACAGCCGCGGCAACGGCAACAGCGACCTGGGCGGCGGCGGGGACGACGGCGCCCGCTCGGACACCGCGATCCTGTTGCACATCTACGCCGACCACAAGCACGCCGTCGGCATCTCGATCCCCCGCGACTCCCTGGTCAACATCCCGCCGTGCAAGCTCCCCAACGGCAAGTGGACCAAGGAGCAGACCAATGTGATGTTCAACAGCGCCTTCTCGGTGGGCAACACCGAACAGGGCAACCCGGCCTGCACCCAGAACGCCGTCGAGAAGCTCACCAACCTGCGCGTCGACCACACCATCGTGGTGGACTTCAGCGGCTTCGCCGCGATGACCTCGGCGGTCGGCGGCGTCGAGGTCTGCCTGCCGAACGACATCCACGAGGGGGACCTCAACCCCAACCTCGGCCACAAGGGCAAGCTGATCTTCGCCAAGGGCAAGCAGAAGGTCTCGGGCCAGGCCGCGCTGGACTACGTCCGGGTCCGGCACGGCATCGGCGACGGCTCCGACATCGGCCGCACCAAGCGCCAGCAGGCCTTCCTCTCCTCCCTCATCAAGGAGGTCAAGTCGAAGGGCATGGACCCGACCACCCTGCTGCCGCTCGCCGACGCGGCGACCAAGTCGCTGACCGTCGACCCCGACCTCGGCTCGGCCGCCAAGCTGATCTCCTTCGCCATGTCGATCAAGGACGTCGACCTCCACAACATCAAGTTCCTCACCGCGCCGTGGCGTTACGAGGGCCCCCGGGTCGCCCTGGTGCACCCCGACGTGGACCAGCTCTGGGCCGCGCTCAAGGCCGACCGCACCATCGACGGCCAGGACGCCAGCGCCCAGAGCCCGGCCGCCACCGACTCCGCCGCCCCCAGCGCCCCTCCCACCGCCGAGGCCACCCCCACCCCCACCGCGGACGCCAAGAACGCCGAGATCAAGGTCGCCGTGCTCAACAGCACCGGCGAGAGCGGCCTCGGCGGCAAGGCGGCCGAGGCCGTCAAGGGCGCCGGCTACACCGTCACCACCGTCGGCAACGCGGCCGGAAAGCCGCGCAGCACCACCGTGGTCGAGTACGGCACCGGCGAGCGCAGCGCCGCCGAGTCGGTCGCCAAGCTCTTCCCCGGCGCGACCGTCCAGCCCGGCGGCCGCGGCCTGAACGTGGTGCTCGGCCACGACTTCGCCGCCGCCAACCCGGCCTCCGCCGCCACCCCGGCACCCGGCGCCCCCAACGCCCCGGCCCCGCTGCCGACCAGCGTCAGCGGCACCGCCCGCTCGGCGGACGACGACCCGTGCGCCAACGTGTCGTACGGCTGA
- a CDS encoding SpoIIE family protein phosphatase encodes MRNRHGNRAEGTPPPDARSPAAAAAALAASLDPITDSDQVGGDPDLLRDVLAAAPVGVALLDEHLRWRYLNSAFTAVTGLRRADLLGRTAETTAFAGALDPLRRALTDGHDHEHLTGGPEGPGSPVPPGLRVRYRPLRHAGRTTGVIVVVLDTPDPAREQLRELERTRARLALLDAAAERVGTTLDTATTCAELAAFAVPGLADLATVDVLPPGAEPTRPGRAGTHRLHRAAVRAVPELEPALAELARPGESVRHREGSAAARSLATGVAVLSGPGPADACPADATSLLALPLTARGRLIGLLTLGRAAGSPAFSPEEADLLGDLAARAATGIDNAHRYTRSQGIALELQRALLSEPGHPHQNLALASRYLPSGSSSVVGGDWYETVRLPFGRTLLAMGDVMGHGVEAAVDMSHYRSALRYIAGMDLPPHRILRQLDAVISADDSARPATCLLALADPGRARWTLSSAGHLPPALIAPDRPTELLHVPTGPPLGTGLGGYEQTTHPLDPGQTLLLYTDGLVERRHEDIDSSLERLAALRLPATGDLDDLLDAVLHSLAPPPAPAAEDDIALLAARPRTR; translated from the coding sequence ATGCGCAACCGGCACGGCAACCGAGCAGAGGGCACCCCGCCCCCCGACGCCCGCTCCCCGGCGGCGGCCGCGGCGGCCCTCGCCGCGAGCCTCGATCCGATCACCGACAGTGACCAGGTCGGCGGTGATCCCGATCTGCTCCGCGACGTGCTCGCCGCCGCCCCGGTCGGCGTCGCCCTGCTCGACGAACACCTGCGCTGGCGCTACCTCAACTCCGCCTTCACCGCCGTCACCGGACTGCGTCGCGCCGACCTGCTCGGCCGCACCGCCGAGACCACCGCCTTCGCCGGCGCCCTCGACCCCCTGCGCCGCGCCCTCACCGACGGCCACGACCACGAACACCTCACCGGTGGGCCCGAAGGCCCCGGCTCCCCCGTCCCACCCGGCCTGCGGGTGCGCTACCGGCCGCTGCGGCACGCCGGGCGGACCACCGGCGTGATCGTCGTCGTCCTGGACACCCCGGACCCGGCCCGCGAGCAGCTGCGCGAACTCGAACGCACCCGCGCCCGGCTCGCCCTGCTGGACGCCGCCGCCGAACGGGTCGGCACCACCCTCGACACCGCCACCACCTGCGCCGAGCTGGCCGCCTTCGCCGTACCCGGCCTCGCCGACCTCGCCACCGTCGACGTGCTCCCGCCCGGAGCCGAACCCACCCGCCCGGGCCGGGCCGGCACCCACCGGTTGCACCGCGCCGCCGTACGGGCCGTGCCCGAGTTGGAGCCCGCGCTCGCCGAGCTGGCCCGCCCCGGCGAGTCGGTCCGCCACCGCGAGGGCTCGGCCGCCGCCCGCAGCCTGGCGACCGGCGTCGCCGTGCTCAGCGGACCCGGCCCGGCGGACGCCTGCCCGGCGGACGCCACCTCCCTACTCGCCCTGCCGCTCACCGCCCGGGGCCGGCTGATCGGGCTGCTCACCCTGGGCCGCGCCGCCGGCAGCCCGGCCTTCTCCCCCGAGGAGGCCGACCTGCTCGGCGACCTCGCCGCCCGCGCCGCCACCGGCATCGACAACGCCCACCGCTACACCCGCTCCCAGGGCATCGCGCTGGAACTCCAGCGGGCCCTGCTCAGCGAGCCCGGCCACCCGCACCAGAACCTCGCCCTCGCCTCCCGCTACCTGCCCTCCGGCAGCAGCTCGGTGGTCGGCGGCGACTGGTACGAGACGGTCCGGCTGCCCTTCGGCCGCACCCTGCTGGCGATGGGCGACGTCATGGGGCACGGCGTCGAGGCCGCCGTCGACATGAGCCACTACCGCTCGGCACTGCGCTACATCGCCGGCATGGACCTGCCCCCGCACCGCATACTGCGCCAGCTCGACGCCGTCATCTCCGCCGACGACAGCGCCCGCCCCGCGACCTGTCTGCTGGCCCTCGCCGACCCCGGCCGTGCCCGCTGGACCCTCTCCAGCGCCGGCCACCTGCCGCCCGCCCTGATCGCCCCGGACCGCCCCACCGAACTGCTGCACGTCCCCACCGGCCCCCCACTGGGCACCGGCCTCGGCGGCTACGAGCAGACCACCCACCCGCTAGACCCCGGGCAGACGCTGCTCCTGTACACCGACGGCCTGGTCGAACGCCGCCACGAGGACATCGACAGCTCCCTGGAGCGCCTCGCCGCCCTGCGCCTCCCCGCCACCGGCGACCTCGACGACCTCCTCGACGCCGTCCTCCACTCCCTCGCCCCACCCCCGGCCCCCGCCGCCGAGGACGACATCGCCCTCCTCGCCGCCCGGCCCAGAACCCGCTGA
- a CDS encoding SDR family NAD(P)-dependent oxidoreductase — MATHRIVLITGTSSGIGLAAAVAAARADCRVVATMRDTGRAGNLLRAAEKAGVAERIEVERLDVTDPASVADCLDIVLDRYGRLDAVVNNAGAGFLGTIEQDGMVPVRAAMEVNYFGVVEVTRAALPHLRASGGRVVTVTSVGGVVGQPFNEAYCAAKFAVEGFMESLAPVAATVGVAVTVVEPGAVASEFVDNQRLDVPALITAAGPYGPALQAYVDRARQAFDSAQTPEEAAAPIVAALTVERPPLRMQTSETARAFTGVKLADQDGSAVLGMTGGWVGAAGA, encoded by the coding sequence ATGGCAACCCATCGCATCGTTCTGATCACCGGCACCTCCTCCGGGATCGGCCTCGCCGCCGCCGTGGCCGCAGCCCGCGCCGACTGCCGCGTGGTCGCCACCATGCGCGACACCGGACGGGCCGGGAACCTGCTCCGCGCGGCGGAGAAGGCGGGTGTCGCCGAACGGATCGAGGTCGAGCGGCTGGACGTCACCGACCCGGCCTCCGTCGCGGACTGCCTGGACATCGTCCTCGACCGGTACGGCCGGCTGGACGCCGTCGTCAACAACGCGGGCGCGGGCTTCCTCGGCACGATCGAGCAGGACGGGATGGTGCCGGTGCGCGCCGCGATGGAGGTCAACTACTTCGGCGTGGTCGAGGTGACCCGGGCCGCGCTGCCGCACCTGCGCGCCAGCGGCGGCCGGGTGGTCACCGTGACCAGCGTCGGCGGGGTGGTCGGACAGCCCTTCAACGAGGCGTACTGCGCGGCCAAGTTCGCCGTCGAGGGCTTCATGGAGTCGCTGGCGCCGGTCGCGGCCACCGTCGGGGTGGCCGTGACCGTGGTCGAACCGGGCGCGGTGGCCAGCGAATTCGTCGACAACCAGCGCTTGGACGTGCCCGCGCTCATCACTGCCGCGGGCCCGTACGGCCCGGCGCTGCAGGCGTACGTCGACCGGGCGAGGCAGGCCTTCGACAGCGCCCAGACCCCCGAGGAGGCGGCCGCGCCGATCGTCGCGGCGCTGACGGTCGAGCGGCCGCCGCTGCGGATGCAGACCTCGGAGACGGCCCGGGCCTTCACCGGGGTCAAGCTGGCCGACCAGGACGGATCGGCGGTGCTGGGGATGACGGGCGGCTGGGTCGGGGCCGCGGGCGCCTGA